One genomic segment of Paenibacillus durus includes these proteins:
- a CDS encoding serine/threonine protein kinase, with translation MLARMRAFISAWRDYPREKGELIGQRYEVLSRIGMGSYGLAYRCLDKRERRQVAVKQAKPSKQDAGKQMLKRERDILKQLDHPYIPACRDYFEENGSAWLVTDYIEGYTLEQLIFERGFIFGEKDTLRFVLSLMERVNHVHERGFVHLDLRIPNIILRGDDIYLIDFGLARRIGDDPPCNNGEAERDKDGLPKRMPASKQSDLHDIGHLMLYMLYSGYTPAPGGAERSWSEELELTAGVRHILLRLLDEESNPYTETQEFIRDAQQALSDLDSLADLNE, from the coding sequence TTGCTTGCACGCATGCGCGCATTCATATCCGCCTGGAGGGATTACCCCAGGGAGAAAGGAGAGCTGATTGGGCAGCGTTACGAGGTGCTCTCCCGGATCGGCATGGGAAGCTACGGACTGGCTTACCGCTGCCTGGATAAGCGGGAGAGACGCCAGGTGGCCGTCAAACAGGCCAAACCGAGCAAACAGGATGCTGGGAAGCAGATGCTGAAGCGGGAACGGGATATCCTTAAGCAGCTGGATCATCCCTATATCCCGGCCTGCAGAGATTATTTTGAGGAGAACGGCTCTGCTTGGCTGGTTACCGATTATATTGAGGGTTATACATTGGAGCAGCTAATTTTCGAGCGGGGATTCATTTTCGGGGAAAAAGACACGCTCCGCTTCGTCTTGAGCTTGATGGAACGGGTGAACCATGTGCATGAACGCGGCTTCGTGCACCTTGATCTGCGCATTCCCAACATCATTCTCCGGGGGGATGATATCTACTTAATCGATTTTGGTCTGGCCCGCCGGATCGGGGACGATCCCCCTTGTAATAACGGCGAAGCGGAGCGGGATAAGGACGGACTGCCAAAGCGCATGCCCGCGTCCAAACAATCGGATTTGCACGATATCGGACATCTTATGCTTTATATGCTGTATTCAGGGTATACTCCCGCGCCGGGCGGCGCCGAGCGAAGCTGGTCCGAAGAGCTGGAGCTTACGGCGGGAGTGCGGCACATACTGCTGAGACTGCTTGACGAGGAATCGAATCCATACACGGAAACGCAGGAGTTCATTCGGGATGCCCAGCAGGCATTATCCGATTTGGACTCCTTAGCCGATCTCAATGAATAA
- a CDS encoding uracil-DNA glycosylase, which yields MFGNDWDEVLHEETQKPYFQDLRYTLAREYKQYTVYPPKELLFSALKQTDYSKTRVVILGQDPYHGAGQAHGLSFSVMPGVRIPPSLRNIYTELASDIGADIPNHGSLLHWSQQGVLLLNAVLTVREGQPNSHKGMGWERFTDAIMEKLNERDTPLVFILWGSHAQQKGACIDHSHHKVIRSAHPSPFSAHRGFLGSNPFSQTNQFLSAHGLEPIDWNIPNL from the coding sequence ATATTCGGCAACGATTGGGACGAGGTATTGCATGAAGAAACGCAGAAGCCGTATTTTCAGGATCTGCGCTATACATTGGCCAGGGAATACAAGCAGTATACGGTTTATCCGCCGAAGGAACTGCTGTTCTCCGCTCTGAAGCAGACGGACTACAGCAAGACGAGGGTCGTCATTCTTGGACAAGATCCTTATCATGGCGCGGGACAGGCCCATGGGCTCAGCTTTTCGGTGATGCCTGGTGTGCGGATTCCGCCGTCCCTGCGCAATATTTATACTGAGCTGGCCAGCGATATCGGCGCTGATATTCCGAATCACGGGTCGCTGCTGCATTGGTCACAGCAGGGGGTGCTGCTGCTCAATGCGGTTCTGACCGTGCGCGAAGGCCAGCCCAACTCGCATAAAGGAATGGGCTGGGAACGGTTTACGGATGCTATTATGGAGAAACTTAACGAAAGGGACACACCGTTGGTCTTCATTTTATGGGGCAGCCATGCCCAGCAGAAGGGTGCTTGCATCGACCATAGCCATCACAAAGTGATCCGGTCGGCTCACCCGAGTCCGTTCTCGGCTCACCGGGGCTTTCTCGGCAGCAATCCATTCTCGCAGACCAATCAATTTTTGAGCGCTCACGGTCTGGAACCGATCGATTGGAACATACCGAATTTATAG
- a CDS encoding DUF4177 domain-containing protein: MLCDYKFGEKGHWNHLSGEGAKNINRWEYRTVKYKTGGFLGGKLDEEDFQNLLNSYGNDGWELVSCFDTSISQGQTRDVVAIFKRPV; encoded by the coding sequence ATACTTTGTGATTACAAGTTTGGAGAAAAGGGACACTGGAATCACTTATCTGGAGAAGGAGCGAAAAATATAAATCGTTGGGAATATCGGACGGTAAAATATAAGACGGGCGGCTTTCTGGGTGGCAAGCTGGACGAGGAGGACTTTCAAAATCTGTTGAACAGCTATGGAAATGACGGCTGGGAGCTTGTTTCCTGCTTTGATACCAGCATCAGTCAGGGTCAGACCCGGGATGTTGTGGCCATTTTCAAAAGACCAGTATGA
- a CDS encoding GNAT family N-acetyltransferase yields the protein MSMDLQPVTYREYTPTGEEFITLVESAGWHGVTEKGSEQLEKALRQSWLVVSAFEEDRLVGMGRVISDGIFQAFICDLIILPEYQGKGIGAGILNRLLKKCKEQDILMVQLFAAADKSGFYKKFGFEERPEAAPGMRWVGRDSV from the coding sequence ATGTCCATGGATTTACAGCCTGTTACATATCGGGAGTACACGCCGACAGGGGAAGAGTTTATCACCTTGGTTGAAAGCGCGGGCTGGCACGGGGTAACGGAGAAGGGAAGCGAACAGCTGGAAAAGGCTCTGCGCCAGAGTTGGCTGGTAGTTTCGGCTTTTGAGGAGGATCGGCTGGTTGGAATGGGCCGGGTGATTTCGGATGGCATTTTTCAAGCGTTCATATGTGATTTGATTATTTTACCGGAATACCAGGGCAAAGGCATTGGCGCCGGTATTCTGAACAGATTGCTGAAAAAGTGCAAAGAACAGGATATCCTGATGGTTCAATTATTTGCGGCGGCGGATAAGTCCGGATTTTATAAAAAGTTCGGGTTTGAGGAACGGCCTGAGGCGGCGCCGGGGATGAGATGGGTCGGCAGAGACAGCGTATAA
- a CDS encoding undecaprenyl-diphosphate phosphatase, with amino-acid sequence MDLLAIIKAIVLGLVEGLTEFAPVSSTGHMIIVDDIWLKSQEFLGKYTANTFKVVTQLGSILAVVVIFRKRFIDLLGLKRFSKESLEPVPDGQLQVQTGGRLKLGQVIVGLIPAGLLGMLFEDYIDEYLFSTSTVLIGLVIGALFMICADLFAPKRARKQSVDQITYRQALAVGLIQCVSLWPGFSRSGSTISGGVLLGLSHRAAADFTFIMAVPIMAGASLISLYKNWQYFTLDALPFFIAGFISAFVFALLSMRFFLKLINRIKLLPFAIYRIVLATVVYIIFF; translated from the coding sequence TTGGATCTGCTAGCCATTATTAAAGCCATCGTACTTGGTCTGGTCGAAGGCCTGACCGAATTCGCTCCGGTATCTTCTACAGGACATATGATTATTGTCGATGATATATGGTTGAAATCGCAGGAGTTTCTCGGAAAATACACAGCTAATACATTTAAAGTCGTGACCCAGCTCGGTTCAATCCTTGCGGTTGTCGTCATTTTCAGGAAACGTTTTATTGATTTGCTCGGACTGAAACGCTTTAGCAAGGAATCGCTTGAACCGGTCCCGGACGGCCAGCTGCAGGTACAGACCGGGGGCCGTCTGAAGCTTGGACAGGTTATTGTAGGTCTCATTCCTGCCGGTCTGCTAGGAATGTTATTCGAAGATTATATTGATGAATATTTGTTCTCGACATCAACCGTGCTGATCGGTCTGGTAATTGGCGCCCTATTTATGATTTGCGCGGATTTATTTGCTCCGAAGCGCGCCAGGAAGCAGAGTGTTGACCAGATTACATACAGGCAAGCGCTTGCGGTGGGGTTAATCCAGTGTGTCTCGCTCTGGCCCGGCTTCTCCCGCTCCGGCTCGACGATTTCGGGAGGCGTCCTGCTTGGCCTGAGCCACCGGGCCGCCGCCGATTTCACCTTTATTATGGCCGTTCCGATCATGGCCGGCGCAAGCCTGATCTCGCTTTACAAGAACTGGCAGTATTTTACGCTCGATGCACTGCCGTTCTTTATCGCCGGATTTATCAGCGCCTTCGTGTTCGCGCTGCTGTCGATGCGGTTCTTTCTGAAGCTGATCAACCGGATCAAGCTGCTGCCGTTCGCCATCTACCGCATTGTGCTGGCCACCGTGGTCTATATTATTTTCTTTTAA
- a CDS encoding DUF4349 domain-containing protein yields MFKRGLYCMVTVLLLSIMLVGCSSGSGARNADKAEKSLMKKSDSSQSNAVSKGAPAADVLADTAETAQAAGSEGGKESASYSAAEQSISSFSGFASGDVAAGLNNKLIYHANLNMEVENYEQAQTEVRNMINLARGYILGFTETMSDSEHGGTFVIKVPASGFSSFLDSLEKIKSESLQSSIEGQDVSEEYVDLEARLKAKQLLESQYVEFMKKATKATDLVSFANELGKIQEEIEQIKGRMRYIDQNVLYSTVELRLYQPDESTLSLRKDEPQSLFARASDALRGTLNALSTGLEWLFILLAGALPVLIVAGLILAALLWVRRSRRRRAKASLLIREVNRRTDEGAYEGPAGQSRTDGEDEPGEALHTPEPPEDK; encoded by the coding sequence ATGTTCAAGCGAGGTCTGTATTGTATGGTAACGGTGCTGTTGTTGTCTATCATGCTGGTTGGCTGCAGTTCGGGCAGCGGCGCCAGGAACGCGGATAAGGCTGAAAAATCCCTGATGAAAAAAAGCGACTCGTCTCAATCGAATGCGGTCAGCAAGGGGGCTCCTGCTGCGGACGTTCTTGCAGATACCGCCGAAACCGCGCAAGCTGCCGGATCGGAGGGCGGTAAAGAGTCTGCAAGCTACTCGGCTGCAGAACAATCCATCAGCAGTTTCAGCGGTTTCGCGTCCGGCGATGTAGCCGCTGGGCTGAACAACAAGCTAATCTATCATGCCAATCTCAATATGGAAGTCGAAAATTACGAGCAAGCGCAGACGGAAGTGCGGAATATGATTAATCTTGCCCGCGGATACATTCTTGGATTCACGGAAACGATGTCCGATTCCGAGCATGGCGGTACATTTGTTATAAAGGTGCCGGCCTCCGGGTTTTCCTCTTTCCTGGACAGTCTAGAGAAGATCAAGAGTGAATCTCTTCAAAGCAGCATCGAGGGTCAGGACGTTTCCGAAGAGTATGTTGACCTCGAAGCGCGTCTGAAGGCGAAGCAGCTGCTGGAATCCCAGTACGTCGAATTTATGAAAAAGGCGACCAAAGCCACGGATCTTGTATCGTTTGCCAACGAGCTTGGCAAGATTCAGGAGGAAATCGAGCAGATCAAGGGAAGAATGCGTTATATCGATCAAAATGTGCTGTACTCGACGGTGGAACTGCGGCTGTACCAGCCGGACGAGAGCACTTTAAGCTTGCGTAAGGACGAGCCGCAGTCCCTATTTGCCAGAGCCTCAGACGCGCTGCGCGGAACCTTGAATGCCCTCTCCACGGGGTTAGAGTGGCTCTTTATTCTCCTGGCCGGGGCGCTGCCGGTACTAATCGTAGCCGGCCTCATTCTAGCCGCGCTGCTCTGGGTCCGTCGTTCTAGACGCCGCCGCGCAAAGGCCTCGCTGCTGATCCGGGAAGTCAATCGGCGTACAGACGAGGGGGCTTACGAAGGACCGGCTGGACAAAGCCGGACAGACGGAGAAGATGAGCCTGGAGAAGCGCTGCACACGCCGGAACCGCCAGAAGATAAATAA
- a CDS encoding class I SAM-dependent methyltransferase, with the protein MFAQGNALDTGLKDGEYDIVLDRALIHHIRDLGACFREAHRVMKPGGKFIIQDRTPEDCALAGSPSHIRGYFFEKYPKLLQQEIQRRYSGSEVIDALRQTGFSLTAEFSYWETRKRYEDFEQLGLDLLKRTGRSLLFELTDDELSELVNFIGQRLASGQPIQEQDRWTVWIAEKQ; encoded by the coding sequence TTGTTTGCTCAAGGGAATGCGCTTGATACGGGTCTCAAGGATGGGGAATACGATATCGTGCTGGATCGCGCGTTGATTCATCATATTAGAGATTTAGGCGCGTGCTTTCGGGAAGCCCATCGGGTAATGAAGCCTGGCGGAAAATTCATCATCCAAGACCGGACGCCTGAAGATTGCGCGCTTGCGGGAAGTCCAAGCCATATCCGGGGCTATTTTTTTGAAAAATACCCGAAGCTGCTACAGCAGGAAATTCAAAGACGCTATTCCGGCAGTGAGGTTATTGACGCTTTAAGACAGACCGGGTTCAGCCTAACCGCCGAGTTCTCATACTGGGAAACCCGAAAAAGATATGAGGACTTCGAACAGTTGGGACTGGATTTGCTCAAGCGGACGGGAAGATCCCTGCTATTTGAACTGACGGATGACGAGCTCTCGGAGCTGGTGAACTTCATCGGGCAGCGTCTGGCAAGCGGCCAACCCATTCAAGAACAGGACCGATGGACGGTGTGGATCGCGGAGAAACAATAA
- a CDS encoding AI-2E family transporter has product MLLQNKFFRTTLGIIFLLLILYLGSKVIVLFSPIGTIINLLLVPMMLSGFMYYLLRPLVNYLEKRKLKRPIAILLIYAVFIALFAIFWVAVWPTLQDQIQNFIRNAPYLVQDLQTQLDRLRENPMFARLFHGESDLTVRLTEYLQNAVTWVTNSISNLITVISNIVVVVATLPIILYYMLKDSHKLPRILLGLIPRKYRSEGQETLEQVDSALSSFIVTRVILNLILGLTLYIGFLVIGLPYALLLALVSVPLNFIPYIGAILASIPVVIVSFIESPMTALWSLVIIVAAQQIQDNLLTPIIYGKSLDVHPLTTVIIVLVGGEFYGIIGVLLALPVYMTVKIIFLRVYEIIVAERMNET; this is encoded by the coding sequence TTGCTGCTGCAGAACAAGTTTTTCCGTACCACGCTTGGAATCATATTTCTACTGCTTATCCTTTATCTCGGCTCCAAGGTTATCGTTCTATTCTCGCCTATCGGAACCATCATTAACCTGCTGCTTGTACCGATGATGCTCTCCGGATTCATGTATTATTTGCTCCGCCCGCTGGTCAATTATCTGGAAAAAAGAAAGCTCAAGCGCCCGATCGCCATTTTGCTCATCTATGCCGTATTTATTGCTCTGTTCGCTATTTTCTGGGTCGCCGTCTGGCCGACGCTGCAGGATCAAATCCAAAATTTTATCCGAAACGCGCCGTACCTTGTCCAGGATCTCCAGACCCAGCTTGACCGTCTGCGCGAGAACCCGATGTTTGCGAGGTTATTTCACGGGGAATCGGATTTGACGGTCCGGCTAACCGAATACCTGCAAAACGCGGTAACCTGGGTAACGAACTCCATCAGCAATCTGATAACGGTCATCTCCAACATTGTTGTCGTTGTGGCCACGCTGCCGATTATTTTGTACTATATGCTGAAAGACAGCCATAAGCTGCCCCGTATTCTGCTCGGACTGATTCCGCGAAAATACCGGAGTGAAGGGCAGGAAACGCTGGAGCAAGTCGATTCTGCGCTCAGCAGCTTCATCGTTACGCGGGTGATTCTGAATCTGATCCTGGGCCTCACCCTGTACATCGGTTTTCTTGTGATCGGTTTGCCATATGCCCTGCTGCTTGCCCTCGTGTCGGTGCCGTTGAACTTCATTCCCTATATCGGCGCTATTCTTGCTTCCATTCCCGTTGTAATCGTCAGTTTTATCGAATCTCCCATGACCGCCTTGTGGTCTCTGGTCATTATTGTCGCTGCACAGCAAATCCAGGATAACCTGCTTACTCCGATCATTTACGGCAAATCTCTGGATGTCCATCCGCTGACTACGGTAATCATTGTACTTGTGGGCGGAGAATTCTACGGTATTATCGGTGTGCTGCTGGCACTGCCGGTCTATATGACCGTCAAAATTATTTTTCTTCGGGTATACGAAATTATCGTTGCAGAACGGATGAATGAAACTTAA
- a CDS encoding DUF1540 domain-containing protein, with translation MAKDVLCEVNTCTYWANENKCNAESIFIAFNNVQQASRSEETDCDTFKKK, from the coding sequence ATGGCAAAAGATGTGCTTTGCGAAGTGAACACCTGTACTTATTGGGCGAATGAAAACAAGTGCAACGCTGAGTCGATCTTCATTGCTTTCAACAACGTGCAACAAGCTTCCCGCTCCGAAGAAACAGATTGTGACACGTTTAAGAAGAAATAA
- the rnhA gene encoding ribonuclease H — MAKQKYYVVWEGRKPGVYATWAECKRQTDQFTGAKYKSYESKTAAEEAFRIGWKGNWGKTGSEKGSAAGGSQGSYTSKRTGAQTAESIDYDSISVDVGTRGNPGPVEYKGVDTRTGEVIFSCGPISKGTNNLGEFLAIVHALALLQKEGSGKTVYSDSVNAMKWVREKKVSTTLPRDHTTEEIWGFIDRAEKWLQTHTYDNKVLKWQTRQWGEIKADYGRK, encoded by the coding sequence GTGGCAAAACAGAAGTACTATGTGGTATGGGAGGGACGGAAGCCGGGAGTGTACGCGACTTGGGCGGAATGCAAACGGCAGACGGACCAGTTTACAGGAGCAAAATACAAATCCTATGAGTCGAAGACCGCAGCTGAGGAAGCGTTCCGGATAGGCTGGAAAGGCAATTGGGGCAAGACGGGATCTGAAAAAGGCAGCGCAGCCGGAGGGTCTCAGGGAAGCTATACTTCCAAGCGGACGGGCGCGCAGACCGCGGAATCAATTGACTATGACAGCATCTCGGTTGATGTGGGAACAAGGGGAAACCCCGGCCCTGTCGAATATAAAGGAGTAGACACACGGACTGGTGAGGTCATCTTCTCCTGCGGTCCGATTAGCAAGGGTACGAATAATCTCGGTGAATTTCTGGCTATTGTGCACGCCCTTGCGCTTCTGCAGAAAGAAGGCAGCGGCAAGACGGTATACAGCGATTCGGTCAACGCAATGAAATGGGTCAGAGAGAAAAAGGTCTCGACCACCCTGCCCCGGGACCATACAACGGAGGAGATTTGGGGGTTTATCGACCGGGCGGAGAAATGGCTTCAGACGCATACATATGATAACAAGGTGCTGAAGTGGCAGACCCGGCAGTGGGGAGAGATCAAGGCGGATTACGGAAGAAAATAA
- a CDS encoding Crp/Fnr family transcriptional regulator, whose product MILHKGEILFRQGDSCDTLYHIKSGLFKVTRLHENGNIVLFNILYPGETVPHHSLISPKEAHGTATALMSSEAQPIPASEWYRQLREEPGKAMEVALLLQEKVRFMQTRLDHLTIGSPAERLELLIKWLRDYSHGVPLTELLTQEEIGQLIGVRRETVNRLLRG is encoded by the coding sequence ATGATACTGCATAAAGGGGAGATTTTATTTAGGCAGGGCGATAGCTGTGATACGTTGTACCATATCAAGAGCGGTCTATTCAAGGTGACAAGACTGCATGAGAATGGGAATATCGTGCTGTTCAACATTCTTTATCCCGGGGAGACGGTGCCTCACCATTCGCTCATCTCGCCTAAAGAAGCTCACGGGACGGCCACTGCGCTCATGAGCAGCGAAGCCCAGCCCATCCCGGCCTCGGAATGGTACCGCCAGCTTCGCGAGGAGCCGGGTAAAGCAATGGAGGTTGCCCTTCTGCTGCAGGAAAAGGTAAGATTCATGCAGACCCGGCTGGATCATCTTACGATCGGGTCGCCTGCCGAAAGGCTGGAGCTGCTAATAAAATGGCTGCGCGATTATTCGCACGGGGTCCCATTAACCGAACTGCTGACTCAGGAAGAGATCGGACAGCTGATCGGCGTCCGCAGGGAGACGGTGAACAGGCTGCTGCGCGGCTGA
- a CDS encoding YitT family protein, which produces MRNHNSGVRLPLQLTINLIGTLLLSFTYYHINYQNHLTEGGFVGLSLLGKYVLGLSPSLTVLLLDLPVLLAALVLKGKRFVCNTFISIGSFTVFYGLMERYSGLVLNFHGNLALAALLSGLLTGLGAGLVLRCGGASGGDDILSLLISEWKGIKVGTVFIIMDIVVLLLSLFYMPLRETMYTAMAVIVAGQVITFITSLGKPKRTKKKLQVQPALVGRKEATAAGKL; this is translated from the coding sequence ATGAGGAACCATAACAGCGGTGTTCGTCTGCCGCTACAATTGACGATTAATTTGATCGGAACGTTGTTGCTTAGTTTTACTTACTATCACATCAATTATCAGAACCATTTGACCGAGGGCGGGTTCGTTGGGCTGTCGCTGCTCGGCAAGTACGTTCTGGGACTGTCGCCATCGCTCACCGTGCTGCTGCTTGATCTTCCGGTTCTGCTGGCAGCCTTGGTACTCAAAGGAAAGAGATTTGTCTGCAATACATTTATTTCCATAGGGTCGTTTACCGTGTTCTACGGACTGATGGAGCGCTATTCCGGACTAGTGCTTAATTTCCATGGCAACCTGGCGCTGGCGGCGCTGCTGTCCGGACTGCTGACGGGTCTTGGCGCGGGACTGGTGCTGCGATGCGGAGGCGCTAGCGGCGGTGATGACATCCTGTCTCTCTTGATCAGCGAGTGGAAGGGGATTAAGGTCGGCACCGTGTTCATTATAATGGACATTGTCGTGCTGCTGCTGTCACTCTTCTATATGCCGCTCAGAGAAACGATGTATACGGCGATGGCGGTGATCGTGGCCGGCCAGGTTATCACGTTTATAACCTCGCTTGGCAAGCCGAAACGGACAAAGAAAAAGCTGCAGGTTCAGCCTGCGCTTGTGGGCCGTAAAGAAGCAACCGCCGCAGGAAAATTATAA
- the metE gene encoding 5-methyltetrahydropteroyltriglutamate--homocysteine S-methyltransferase: protein MTTQVKTSNLGYPRIGANREWKKALEGYWAGRTQEEQLRAEMDRMQLGNLRKQQEAGIDLIPVGDFTYYDHVLDTAVMFGIVPPRYRYEDRPAGLDLYFAMARGNSRAAACEMTKWFNTNYHYIVPEIGDLKPVLTENKPLAAYRFAKSQAGIDGKPVVIGLYTFLKLSKGFAPSEIRSVAQRFLPVYVQLLQELEREGAAWVQIDEPAVVTGLREEDIKLLSEIYGELHSAVPGLSIMLQTYFESAEPLEALLKLPVQGIGLDFVHDSGANLEAIERLGWPKDKTLGAGVIDGRGIWRCDPDDKLALAQRLTALVPEGKLILQPSSSLLHVPVTVRSEEKLKPEVRSALAFADEKLAELALLKRALLEGRDAAGASLAETQAALAAFRKLPERSRADVAELERGLAELPDRRSPAYAERAKRQQDKWRLPLLPTTTIGSFPQTPEVRQARLKWRKGELSEEVYDGFIRRQIADSIALQENIGLDVLVHGEFERTDMVEFFGEKLDGFLFTQNGWVQSYGSRCVKPPVIYADVAFTEPMTVKESVYAQSLTKLPVKGMLTGPVTILNWSFVRDDLSRERLANQIALALRQEVLALESAGVEMIQVDEPAVREGLPLKEKDRRHYLDWAVKSFRISTNLVRDTTQIHTHMCYCEFGDMIDSISDMDADVISIETSRSHGELIASFEKMEYDKGIGLGVYDIHSPRVPSVEEMETGIDRALRVLHPEQFWINPDCGLKTRGWSETEASLRNMVAAAEDARKKARAIQP from the coding sequence ATGACAACGCAAGTAAAAACAAGCAATCTCGGATATCCAAGAATCGGCGCGAACCGGGAATGGAAAAAAGCGCTGGAGGGTTACTGGGCGGGACGAACCCAGGAGGAACAGCTGCGGGCGGAAATGGACCGCATGCAGCTGGGTAATCTGCGCAAGCAGCAGGAGGCGGGTATCGATCTGATTCCTGTCGGAGATTTCACCTATTACGATCATGTGCTGGATACGGCAGTCATGTTCGGCATTGTGCCGCCCAGGTACCGGTATGAAGATAGACCTGCCGGACTGGATTTATATTTTGCCATGGCCCGAGGTAATTCCCGGGCGGCGGCATGCGAAATGACGAAATGGTTCAATACGAATTACCATTACATCGTGCCGGAGATCGGGGATCTTAAGCCTGTTCTGACGGAGAACAAACCGCTTGCCGCATACCGGTTCGCCAAATCGCAGGCGGGCATTGACGGCAAGCCCGTGGTCATTGGACTCTATACGTTCCTGAAGCTGTCCAAGGGCTTTGCCCCTTCGGAAATCCGCAGTGTGGCGCAGCGCTTTCTGCCGGTCTATGTGCAGCTGCTGCAGGAACTGGAGCGAGAGGGGGCGGCCTGGGTTCAAATAGACGAACCTGCGGTAGTGACCGGACTTCGGGAAGAGGATATTAAGCTTCTAAGCGAAATTTATGGCGAGCTTCATTCCGCTGTTCCGGGACTCTCCATTATGCTGCAGACTTACTTCGAGTCCGCCGAACCGCTTGAAGCCCTGCTGAAGCTGCCGGTGCAGGGGATCGGACTCGATTTTGTACACGACAGCGGGGCTAATCTGGAAGCGATCGAGCGCTTGGGCTGGCCGAAGGATAAGACGCTTGGAGCCGGAGTGATCGACGGGCGCGGGATTTGGCGCTGCGACCCGGATGATAAGCTGGCGCTGGCTCAGCGCTTGACTGCCCTTGTCCCGGAGGGCAAATTGATTTTGCAGCCGTCCAGCAGCCTGCTGCACGTGCCTGTGACAGTGCGCAGCGAGGAGAAGCTGAAGCCGGAGGTGCGCAGCGCGCTGGCCTTCGCCGATGAGAAGCTGGCGGAGCTTGCGCTGCTGAAACGGGCGCTGCTTGAGGGCCGTGACGCCGCCGGGGCTTCGTTAGCCGAGACGCAGGCTGCGCTGGCCGCCTTCCGCAAGCTGCCCGAGCGCAGCCGCGCGGACGTGGCGGAGCTTGAACGCGGCCTGGCCGAGCTGCCCGACCGGCGAAGCCCGGCCTATGCCGAGCGGGCAAAGCGCCAGCAGGACAAGTGGCGGCTGCCGCTGCTGCCGACAACGACCATCGGCAGCTTTCCGCAGACGCCGGAGGTCCGGCAGGCGCGGCTGAAATGGCGCAAGGGCGAGCTGAGCGAGGAAGTCTATGACGGCTTTATCCGCCGGCAAATTGCGGACTCCATCGCACTTCAGGAGAACATCGGTCTGGATGTTCTGGTGCATGGCGAGTTTGAACGAACAGATATGGTGGAGTTCTTCGGGGAGAAGCTGGATGGATTTCTGTTCACCCAGAACGGCTGGGTGCAATCCTACGGTTCCCGGTGCGTTAAGCCGCCGGTCATATACGCCGATGTCGCGTTCACCGAACCGATGACTGTCAAGGAAAGCGTCTATGCGCAGTCTTTGACGAAGCTGCCGGTAAAGGGCATGCTGACCGGGCCGGTCACGATTCTGAACTGGTCCTTCGTGCGTGACGATTTAAGCCGGGAGCGGCTAGCGAACCAGATTGCGCTCGCGCTGCGGCAGGAGGTGCTGGCACTCGAAAGCGCTGGAGTGGAAATGATTCAGGTGGACGAGCCGGCGGTGCGTGAAGGACTTCCGCTCAAGGAGAAGGACCGCAGGCATTATCTGGACTGGGCCGTAAAATCTTTCAGAATCTCAACGAATCTCGTCCGCGATACGACGCAAATTCATACCCATATGTGCTATTGCGAATTTGGTGATATGATCGACTCCATTTCCGATATGGATGCGGATGTTATTTCCATTGAGACATCGCGCAGCCATGGTGAGCTGATTGCAAGCTTTGAGAAAATGGAATATGACAAGGGGATCGGCCTTGGAGTATACGACATTCATAGTCCGCGGGTTCCGTCGGTCGAAGAAATGGAGACCGGCATCGACCGTGCGCTGCGGGTGCTGCACCCGGAGCAGTTCTGGATCAATCCGGACTGCGGACTGAAGACGCGGGGCTGGAGCGAGACGGAGGCATCATTGCGAAATATGGTGGCGGCCGCTGAGGATGCAAGAAAGAAAGCGCGGGCTATTCAGCCGTAA